The genomic window CCGTCGGCGTCGGCCGACATTCCATCACCCCAGTCGCCTCGGGGACCTGGCGGCGCTCGCCGCCCGTGTTCCGCCGAACGTACCTCGAAGCAGCGTGAGGGCACCTCCTGCCGGATGCGCGTGTCCGCGGAGCCAGCCGGTGCAGGCGGCGTCCGCGGTGCGTCCCTGACAGGAGGTTTCCGCCGGTCGCGGACCGAGGCCGGCGCTCCTCCGACGCGCTGCGCCGTGGACGGCGCGGACCGCCTCGGCTGCCGTCCGTCTGCGACTGGCGCGGGTGACGGACGGCAGCGCGCACGGCTGCTGTGTGCCCCGAACGAGCGGGTCAGACGGTCTTGATCGCCGGGTCGGAGACTCCTACGGCGCCCGTTTCCACATGGCCGGCGAAGCGGCGCAGGAAAGTGGTGTCCATGTCGGAGACGACATGGACGTCGTACCAGCGGCCTGTCGTGCCCAGGTTCACCGTGGCGGAGACGGTGGCACCGGGGTTGACCTTGTAGGTCTGGGCCGTGCCGCCGTAGGCATTGGTCACGGTGAGGTTGACCGCAACGGTGCCGGGGTTGGTGAGGGTGAGGGCCAGGTTGCCGGTGGCGGTGGTGTGGCGGGCCGTGACCTCGGGGCCTGCCTGCATCGTTGGGCCCTTCCAGGTGCGCAGGAAGCCGTTCGGGCCCCACACGGTGAGGTCGATCCGGTTGCCGGTGGCGGCGCTGGTGCTCCACGTGTCGGCAAGGGTCTTGCCCGCCTCGACGGTGTAGGGCCAGGGCCCGTCGGTGCGGTTGCCGGAGGTGCTGTGGAAGTGGGCGCCGAGGGTGGGGCCGCTGTGGAAGGTCAGGGTGAACTTGCCCGTGGCGAGGGTGCGCGCGCCGTCCACATACGGGTTGTAGCCCAGCGGGCGGGTCGGCTTGGAGCCGGCCTCCTGCTTCGGCAGGGTGCCCGTGGCCGGAGGCACGGGGCGGTAGGCGGAGGGCTCGTCGTGGTTCGGTGGGACATAGCCGGCCGTCGAGGGGAGGGCGGCCGGTGCGGCGTCCGCACGGCTGAAGTCGAAGGCCGAGGTCAGGTCGCCGCAGACCGCGCGGCGCCAGGGAGAGATGTTGGGTTCCTGCACGCCGAAGCGCTTCTCCATGAAGCGGATGACGGAGGTGTGGTCGAACGTCTCGGAGCAGACGTAGCCGCCCTTGCTCCAGGGCGAGACCACGATCATCGGGACGCGCGGGCCGAGGCCGTACGGTCCGGCAGTGAAGCTGCTGCTACCGGGGTACAGGTCCTTCGAGACGTCCGCGGTGGACCGGCCCCAGGCGGTGGAGGCGGGCGGGTACGGGGGAACGACGTGGTCGAAGTAGCCGTCGTTCTCGTCGTAGGTGATGAACAGCGCCGTCTTCGCCCATACCGCCGGGTTGGAGGTGAGCGCGTTGAGGATCTGTGAGATGTACCAGGCGCCGTAGTTCGAGGGGAAGTTCGGGTGCTCGCTGAAGGCTTCCGGTGCGGCGATCCACGAGACCTGCGGCAGCGTGCCGTTCGCCACGTCGGCGCGCAGGTGGTCGAAGTAGCCGTCGCCGGCCTTGACGTCGGTGCCGGTGCGTGCCTTCTCGTACAGGGGGCTGCCGGGCTGGGCGTTGCGGTAGTTGTTGAAGTACAGCAGTGAGTTGTCGCCGTAGTTGCCCCGGAAGGCATCGCTGATCCAGCCCCAGGAGCCGGCGGCGTTCAGGCCGTCGCCTATGTCCTGGTAGACCTTCCACGACACCCCGGCAGCCTGAAGTCGCTCGGGGTACGTCGTCCAGCCGTACCCCGCCTCCTTGTTGTCCAGTACCGGGCCGCCGCCGGTGCCGTCGTTGCCGGTGTGGCCGGACCACATGTAGTAGCGGTTCGGGTCCGTGGCGCCGATGAAGGAGCAGTGGTAGGCGTCGCACACGGTGAACGCGTCCGCGAGGGCATAGTGGAACGGGATGTTGTTCCGGGTCATGTATGCCATGGTCGCGTCGGTCTTCGCAGGGACCCACTTGTTGTACTTACCGCTGTTGTACGCCAGCTGACCGCCGGCCCAGTCGTGGTTGAGGCCCGCCACGAACCGCATGCCCAAGTCGCTGACCTGTGGATTGAAGGGGAGGATGTCCTTCGTCCCGTTGGACTGGTAGAAGACCGATCTGCCGTTGTCCTGGAGGACCGGCCGCGGGTCACCGAAGCCCCGTACGCCCTTCATCGCCCCGAAGTACTGGTCGAAGGAACGGTTCTCCTGCATGAGGACGACGATGTGCTCGACGTCCTGGATCGTGCCGGTGGCGACCTCGGCCTGGATGGCGGCGGCTCGCGCGATGCTCTCGTTCAGCATCGTGGTAGCGGCGGTGCCGCCGGCGATCTGCAGGAATCTACGGCGGTTGAGTTCCGTCATGAGTGAAGACCTCTGCGGGTGAGGGGGAGCCAATGAAGTACCCCAAGGACAACGGCCCCGGAATACCGGACGACGATCCTTGTCCGGCACCCGGCCGTACAACCGGAGAACGGAAGCTGCTCAGCCTGGCATCACCGTTCATGTCGACGACGCCGTGGACCTCCGCTGGATCGCTCCACCGGCGCCCCGCTGCGAGGCCGAGCAAAGCACTCCGGCCCGGTGGAGATCATCGAACACCGCAACGGGATGGTCAATGGGTGACCGCCCAGTCACACAAATCCGCACCCACAGCCGACGGCTGCGCCTTCCGGAGCTCCGGCCGTCGACCATTCTCCCGGCAGCCGGAACGCCCGCCCGGAGAGCAGCCCATCAGACAGTGGGCCCGGAGTTCCGGCTCGATCGGGGGCCGTTAGGACAGATCCATGCTTTCCGAGGAGCTCCGCCGGGCGCGGGCCGAGGAGTCCGGGGTTGTGGCAGTAGCCGCAGCGCCAAGCAACCCTGGCAGAACAAGGTGGTGACCAGGCGGCCCGGCCAGTCGCAGGTGGACTCCCGGACCAGCCTCCGATGCGCATCACGCCGGGACCGTCGCCCGCTCTTGGAAGTGGGTGCGCTCAGCCTGCTCGCCCATGACGACGTGTCCTTCGAGGACGCCGGAGTTCCAGGGCAGGGTCAGGCCGGCGATGACGGCGTTGCGGTCCCGTCGATGGCGGCCGCGAGAGCATGGAGGCTGGGGGCTGAGATGCGGACGGGACGGGTATCCGGTGCCAGCGGTCGTACGGTGGCGCGCTACGCCCACAGCACCATCTATAGGCCGGACATCTGTGGTCCTGATGTGGATGCTCGAATGTTCAGGCGAGGCAGCAGAAGGAGTTCCTGAGGAACGTGCTCGCCGTCCTCACGCAGCCGCCCGACCAGGCGCGTGGCGGCGATCCTGCCGATCGCCCGGCGGGGTGGGGCCACTCCGGTGAGCGGGATGGCGAGGAGGTAGCCCCAATCGTCATCGTAGGTGACGATCGCCAGGTCGTCGGGGACGGACAGCCCTCGGTGCAACGCGCGTTGCAGGAGCAGGGACGCCTGCCCATCGGGATGGGCAATGGCTGCAGAGACACCGGCTGAGCGGGCGGAGTCCAGGAAGGCATCGATCTCCTCCTCCACCTCGTACCGGGCATCCGTCACACGGGGAACGTCCCGCGGCAGGCCGAACAGAGCTGCGGCTGTGTCGAAGCCCTTGACGATCCAGGGTGTCGTCGGAGTCGGACAGGCCAGCAGGCCGATCCGACGGTGGCCGATCTCCGCGAGGTGGCGCAGCGCCTTCAGGACGCCTCGTTCATGGTCGGAGGCGACCCGGTCCAGGTGGTCAAGGCCGGCCATCGGAGTCGGCCGACGTTCCACGATGACGGCGGGGACCGGGAGTTCCCGGAGCCACAGGGAGGCGTCGGCCGAATCCAGCAGCGAGGGCGGGGGCGTCAGCAGAAATCCGTGGACACCACGGTCGAGCAGCCGCTCGACCTGCACACGAACGTCGTCGTGGTCGGCGACGACCACGCTGAGCCGGGCGCCGCACTCCTCGGCCACAGCCTGGGCGCCTTGCTTGACATACCAGTAGTACAGGGTGAGGTACGGCACGACCATGCCCAGGGAGAGCCGTTGATTCCTCTGTTGCCGCTTCGCCCTGGTCGCGGAACGG from Streptomyces formicae includes these protein-coding regions:
- a CDS encoding phosphocholine-specific phospholipase C, with amino-acid sequence MTELNRRRFLQIAGGTAATTMLNESIARAAAIQAEVATGTIQDVEHIVVLMQENRSFDQYFGAMKGVRGFGDPRPVLQDNGRSVFYQSNGTKDILPFNPQVSDLGMRFVAGLNHDWAGGQLAYNSGKYNKWVPAKTDATMAYMTRNNIPFHYALADAFTVCDAYHCSFIGATDPNRYYMWSGHTGNDGTGGGPVLDNKEAGYGWTTYPERLQAAGVSWKVYQDIGDGLNAAGSWGWISDAFRGNYGDNSLLYFNNYRNAQPGSPLYEKARTGTDVKAGDGYFDHLRADVANGTLPQVSWIAAPEAFSEHPNFPSNYGAWYISQILNALTSNPAVWAKTALFITYDENDGYFDHVVPPYPPASTAWGRSTADVSKDLYPGSSSFTAGPYGLGPRVPMIVVSPWSKGGYVCSETFDHTSVIRFMEKRFGVQEPNISPWRRAVCGDLTSAFDFSRADAAPAALPSTAGYVPPNHDEPSAYRPVPPATGTLPKQEAGSKPTRPLGYNPYVDGARTLATGKFTLTFHSGPTLGAHFHSTSGNRTDGPWPYTVEAGKTLADTWSTSAATGNRIDLTVWGPNGFLRTWKGPTMQAGPEVTARHTTATGNLALTLTNPGTVAVNLTVTNAYGGTAQTYKVNPGATVSATVNLGTTGRWYDVHVVSDMDTTFLRRFAGHVETGAVGVSDPAIKTV
- a CDS encoding LacI family DNA-binding transcriptional regulator: MTLTARQSQILEEVHRTGSARVADLAVRFGVSAMTVRRDIAVLTGYRLVSRVYGGVTLPGTVPLARSATRAKRQQRNQRLSLGMVVPYLTLYYWYVKQGAQAVAEECGARLSVVVADHDDVRVQVERLLDRGVHGFLLTPPPSLLDSADASLWLRELPVPAVIVERRPTPMAGLDHLDRVASDHERGVLKALRHLAEIGHRRIGLLACPTPTTPWIVKGFDTAAALFGLPRDVPRVTDARYEVEEEIDAFLDSARSAGVSAAIAHPDGQASLLLQRALHRGLSVPDDLAIVTYDDDWGYLLAIPLTGVAPPRRAIGRIAATRLVGRLREDGEHVPQELLLLPRLNIRASTSGPQMSGL